The Megalobrama amblycephala isolate DHTTF-2021 linkage group LG7, ASM1881202v1, whole genome shotgun sequence genome window below encodes:
- the LOC125271035 gene encoding uncharacterized protein LOC125271035: protein MAANNIDVNEEVLYFDEGLDLILDEIIDDAFLRGAAVHDVLQEEVVSIEFPAGDYEQPISITGPENNASNIPPPPPPEKTVGEKRCDSVPTHSQQGTGVIASTRPVSGRGEKRLREVYGEQAVPLPTQYNGDGDDAIPSTSGCGRKRLREAYGSDRPLPKEGCLSTSVDIDQDYDERGLTLYVESQEEACNNFDSDSSSDDSSSDEDDTGYLFNEQHLPQLSYSMMNKINRNFKRILNLACLPLSYQEVEEIVRSSQSDVISILQNIIACQQQHTIALSHAADFWMNGHNQLLDENRQLQATLSEVRGEQQLSVVALSLMYERLNIIQRVLLDLQNIIMGRDR, encoded by the exons ATGGCTGCTAATAACATCG ATGTGAATGAAGAGGTTCTTTATTTCGACGAAGGACTAGATCTTATTCTGGATGAAATAA tTGATGATGCATTTCTTAGGGGTGCTGCGGTTCATGATGTGTTGCAAG AAGAAGTAGTGTCGATTGAATTTCCCGCTGGCGACTATGAACAGCCAATCTCCATCACAGGCCCTGAAAACAACGCCTCCAACATACCTCCACCTCCTCCCCCCGAAAAAACAGTTGGCGAGAAGCGTTGTGACTCTGTCCCGACGCATTCGCAACAGGGCACCGGCGTGATTGCATCTACCAGACCTGTGTCAGGACGCGGAGAAAAGCGACTCCGAGAGGTGTACGGAGAACAAGCAGTACCTTTACCTACACAATATAACGGAGATGGTGACGACGCCATCCCGTCCACATCAGGATGTGGGAGGAAGAGGCTTAGAGAGGCCTACGGAAGCGACCGTCCTCTGCCAAAAGAAGGGTGTTTAAGCACGTCGGTGGATATAG ACCAAGATTACGACGAGAGAGGTCTAACATTATACGTGGAATCCCAGGAGGAGGCTTGCAACAATTTCGATTCTGATTCAAGCTCGGATGATTCAAGCTCGGATGAGGACGATACAGGATATCTTTTTAACGAACAACATCTGCCACAACTCAGCTATTCTATGATGAACAAGATCAACCGGAATTTTAAACGAATTTTGAATTTAGCTTGCCTGCCTTTATCATATCAAGAGGTCGAAGAGATTGTACGCTCTTCACAGTCCGATGTGATATCCATCCTACAGAACATAATAGCGTGTCAACAACAGCACACCATTGCCCTAAGCCACGCTGCCGATTTCTGGATGAACGGTCATAATCAGCTTCTGGATGAAAACAGACAACTGCAGGCTACGCTCTCAGAAGTAAGGGGAGAACAGCAGCTTTCCGTCGTTGCGTTAAGTCTAATGTATGAACGCTTAAATATTATTCAAAGGGTGTTATTGGATTTACAAAATATCATTATGGGGAGGGATAGATGA